A genomic window from Haliaeetus albicilla chromosome 10, bHalAlb1.1, whole genome shotgun sequence includes:
- the MYL2 gene encoding myosin regulatory light chain 2, ventricular/cardiac muscle isoform — MRLFLTQSGMYLLFQPRGSEGLPLRHFSQQHRCEAMAPKKAKKRIEGANSNVFSMFEQAQIQEFKEAFTIMDQNRDGFIDKADLKDTFAALGRLNVKNEEIDEMIKEAPGPINFTVFLTMFGEKLKGADPEETILNAFKVFDPEGKGLKSAYIKEMLMTQGERFSQEEIDQMFAAFPPDISGNLDYKNLVHVITHGEEKD, encoded by the exons ATGAGGTTATTTTTAACCCAGAGTGGGATGTATTTATTGTTTCAGCCCAGGGGAAGCGAGGGACTGCCTCTGAGACACTTCTCACAGCAACATCGGTGTGAAGCCATG GCACCCAAGAAAGCCAAGAAGAGGATTGAAGGTGCTAATTCCAACGTCTTCTCCATGTTCGAGCAGGCCCAGATCCAGGAATTCAAAGAG GCATTCACCATCATGGATCAGAACCGGGACGGCTTCATTGACAAGGCTGATCTGAAAGACACGTTTGCTGCGCTCG GGCGCCTGAATGTGAAAAATGAGGAGATTGATGAGATGATAAAGGAGGCACCTGGTCCAATCAACTTCACCGTGTTCCTCACCATGTTTGGGGAGAAACTCAAGG GTGCTGACCCGGAGGAGACGATCCTGAATGCGTTCAAGGTGTTCGATCCAGAGGGGAAAGGCCTGAAATCCGCCTA CATCAAAGAAATGTTGATGACGCAGGGCGAGAGGTTTTCCCAGGAAGAG ATTGATCAGATGTTCGCAGCCTTCCCTCCAGACATATCGGGCAACCTGGATTACAAAAACCTTGTCCATGTCATTACGCACGGCGAAGAGAAGGACTAG
- the CCDC63 gene encoding coiled-coil domain-containing protein 63, giving the protein MGVDYPGAKHLVHFALKLMELRGGPSLRQKLSEFPVKEKEKLAEAEIRRLQKQFRIAVQKRKSYGANMKQQMQAQEKEIESLTQEHKEVSLTLSQITSLRNAMLDDRNCMELQCLLQTKYQYDSLIRDRKALLADLDNQILELEKKIVRENQIAVKVKQANCSKRLQKQIETLEMRLNNVTVHFDTILTRNNKLREEIENLRIQKAILDNFYLKLHKKLDQQRRRMNTAVEQTAQAYEQRMEALARISAMNERHSKDTVQYNVELQEQERVLDQETKLKTFVLTKFTDRSELEEKAKKKKALKVAQRAKRSQGESFESQEVAYKRLLELAEDGDIDRLVNGFIEKEGKNFACFSYATELNNEMEKMQRRIKDLQNEIMALMMDQEDAENSSLHVLKELEEKLMETTEEANRYEDKCKDSSKVLGQLKTDMEVLFKEINCDATKIMKQLGENGRITDLNLMQFFGLVEKKANELLLMESILRYTSADDSHPAQPFTNPLLDGTGLLRPMDRAQLCPPPPTLDSNTDAIDTLEVPLDHGQLRQLILQSHEKEWGNATGMGKKGRNGVKV; this is encoded by the exons ATGGGGGTGGATTACCCAGGAGCAAAGCATCTGGTGCACTTTGCTCTGAAGCTCATGGAGTTG AGGGGAGGGCCCTCTCTGAGGCAGAAGCTTTCAGAATTCcctgtgaaggagaaagaaaagctggctGAAGCTGAGATCAGGAGACTGCAGAAACAGTTTCGGATAGCAGTGCAGAAGAGGAAATCTTACGGTGCCAACATGAAGCAGCAAATGCAGGCTCAGGA aaaagaaatagagtCGCTGACTCAAGAACACAAAGAGGTGTCATTAACCCTGAGCCAGATCACGTCCCTGAGAAATGCGATGCTGGATGACAGAAATTGTATGGAGCTCCAATGCCTTTTGCAGACCAAATATCAGTATGATTCTCTGATTAGAGACAGAAAAGCCCTCTTAGCTGACCTGGACAACCAG atACTAGAGCTTGAGAAAAAGATTGTGAGGGAAAACCAGATAGCAGTGAAGGTGAAGCAAGCGAACTGTAGCAAACGGCTGCAAAAGCAGATTGAGACACTGGAGATGCGTCTAAACAAC GTCACTGTCCATTTCGATACCATCCTGACCAGAAATAACAAGCTCCGAGAAGAGATTGAAAACCTGCGAATCCAGAAAGCCATTTTGGACAACTTCTACTTGAAGCTCCATAAGAAGCTGGatcagcagaggagaaggatgaACACTGCTGTTGAGCAAACCGCACAAGCCTACGAGCAGCG GATGGAGGCTCTGGCAAGGATTTCAGCCATGAACGAAAGACACAGCAAAGACACTGTCCAGTACAATGTcgagctgcaggagcaggagcgTGTCCTTGACCAGGAGACCAAACTGAAAACCTTCGTGCTCACCAAATTTACAGACCGTTCTGAATTGGAGGAAaaggccaaaaagaaaaaag CCTTGAAGGTAGCCCAGAGGGCAAAACGGAGCCAAGGGGAGAGCTTTGAGAGCCAGGAGGTGGCTTACAAGCGTCTGCTGGAGCTGGCGGAGGATGGGGACATTGACCGGCTGGTGAATGGCTTTATtgaaaaggaggggaagaacTTTGCCTGCTTCAGCTACGCCACCGAGCTGAACAACGAGATGGAGAAGATGCAACGGAGGATCAAGGACCTCCAG AACGAAATTATGGCCCTCATGATGGACCAGGAAGATGCAGAGAACAGCAGCCTTCATGTCCTGAAGGAGCTGGAG GAAAAACTAATGGAAACCACTGAGGAAGCCAACCGGTACGAAGACAAATGCAAAGACAGCAGCAAAGTTCTGGGCCAGCTCAAAACCGACATGGAGGTCCTGTTCAAAGAAATCAACTGTGACGCTACGAAGATAATGAAGCAGCTTGGAGAAAACGGGCGGATCACAGATCTGAACCTGATGCAGTTTTTTG GTCTCGTGGAGAAGAAGGCCAATGAGCTCCTGCTGATGGAGTCCATCCTGCGCTACACGTCGGCCGATGACTCGCATCCGGCCCAGCCCTTCACCAACCCGCTGCTGGACGGCACCGGCCTCCTCCGGCCGATGGATcgggcccagctctgcccaccgCCCCCCACCCTGGACAGCAACACTGACGCCATCGACACCT TGGAAGTGCCGCTGGACCACGGTCAGCTGCGCCAGCTGATTCTCCAGAGCCATGAGAAGGAGTGGGGCAACGCCACCGGCATGGGCAAGAAGGGGAGAAATGGCGTTAAGGTGTGA